A window of the Nibribacter ruber genome harbors these coding sequences:
- the cls gene encoding cardiolipin synthase, whose protein sequence is MIEKLRLFLENSPLDFLLDQKNWVLLGNILYTAVLVLVCLRIVYDTRSTSKTLAYLLIAIFVPFLGMVVYFSFGINYKKRRIYTKKLIEDEVFITALEHRVTAYSERNLKSSSPEVQANKELVKLLLRDSMSPLTVGNKVKILLNGEETFPAILEALRQARHHIHIEYYIIDDDTVGNQIKDVLIQKAREGVQVRLIYDDYGSRSIRGKYLAELLAAGVEAHPFHKVHFWLLANRLNYRNHRKIIIIDAKTAFVGGINIADRYINSPEAKKSLYWRDTHLRIDGPGIYYLQYLFFCDWNFCSSQQLAPEEHYFITDPIEGQHCHVQIAASGPDSPTATILFSLLQSIYLAQEEVLITTPYFIPGESILNALCVAAMGGVSVKLLVPGIADSGLVNAAAWSYYDDLLLAGVEIYLYQKGFMHAKTMVIDGNMAMVGTANMDNRSFELNFEVNAVVYDQEISQQLRSVFYQDLEQSKRINPEEWRNRSKVKQLFEKLARLLSPLL, encoded by the coding sequence ATGATTGAGAAGCTCAGGCTGTTTCTGGAGAATTCCCCTCTGGATTTTCTATTAGACCAGAAGAACTGGGTGCTTCTGGGCAACATCTTGTACACCGCAGTGCTGGTATTGGTCTGCCTGCGCATTGTATATGATACCCGTTCTACGTCCAAGACGCTGGCCTATCTGCTCATTGCCATCTTTGTGCCGTTCCTGGGCATGGTGGTGTACTTTTCCTTCGGGATTAATTATAAGAAGCGGCGCATCTACACTAAGAAGCTCATAGAGGACGAAGTCTTTATTACTGCGCTGGAGCACCGCGTGACGGCGTACTCAGAAAGGAACCTGAAGAGCAGTAGCCCAGAAGTACAAGCCAACAAAGAACTGGTCAAACTCCTGCTGCGGGACAGTATGAGTCCGCTTACGGTGGGCAACAAGGTGAAGATATTGCTCAACGGCGAAGAAACGTTCCCCGCAATATTAGAAGCGCTGCGCCAGGCCCGGCATCATATCCACATAGAATATTATATCATAGATGATGACACGGTAGGCAACCAAATCAAGGACGTGCTCATTCAAAAGGCGAGGGAAGGCGTGCAGGTGCGCTTGATTTATGACGACTACGGCAGCCGGTCCATCAGGGGGAAGTACCTGGCAGAACTGCTGGCGGCAGGCGTAGAGGCCCATCCGTTTCATAAAGTGCACTTCTGGCTGCTGGCCAACCGGCTCAACTATAGAAACCACCGCAAGATCATCATCATAGACGCTAAGACGGCGTTTGTGGGCGGCATCAACATAGCAGACCGCTACATCAACTCACCTGAGGCCAAGAAAAGCCTCTACTGGCGCGACACTCATTTGCGCATAGACGGTCCCGGCATTTACTATCTGCAGTACCTGTTCTTCTGCGACTGGAACTTCTGCTCTAGCCAGCAACTTGCTCCAGAGGAGCATTACTTCATCACAGACCCTATAGAAGGCCAGCATTGCCACGTGCAAATAGCGGCCAGCGGACCAGATTCCCCTACGGCCACTATTCTGTTTTCCTTGCTTCAGTCCATCTACCTGGCTCAAGAGGAAGTGTTGATAACTACGCCTTATTTCATACCCGGTGAAAGCATTTTAAACGCCTTGTGCGTGGCTGCCATGGGGGGCGTGTCTGTTAAGTTGTTGGTGCCGGGCATTGCAGATTCTGGCTTGGTGAACGCTGCGGCCTGGTCTTACTATGATGATCTGCTGTTAGCGGGTGTGGAAATCTACCTGTACCAGAAAGGCTTCATGCACGCCAAGACCATGGTCATAGACGGCAACATGGCCATGGTGGGCACCGCCAACATGGACAACCGAAGCTTCGAGCTCAACTTTGAGGTGAACGCGGTGGTCTATGATCAGGAAATCTCCCAGCAACTGCGCTCTGTCTTTTACCAAGACCTAGAGCAATCCAAGAGAATAAACCCAGAAGAATGGCGCAACCGCTCCAAAGTGAAACAGCTCTTTGAGAAACTGGCTAGGTTGCTGTCACCGTTGCTATAA
- the recF gene encoding DNA replication/repair protein RecF (All proteins in this family for which functions are known are DNA-binding proteins that assist the filamentation of RecA onto DNA for the initiation of recombination or recombinational repair.), whose protein sequence is MVLENLHLLHFKNYEEATLPFSTHINCFIGDNGSGKTNLLDAIHYLSLTKSAFTGTDLQNIKDGEDYFIVRGRFVSNEKVSAVQCYLKAGQKKIITLNKTPYERVSEHVGQFPVVLISPYDTDLIREGSEDRRKFFDSLMAQLDHSYLDLLIQYNYVLKQRNSLLKQFAEKNYIDKEYLQILDEQLMPLGTELSIRRASFLETFEPVFQRHYQHLSGSSELVTLGYQSQLIRQNYAYLLDQSQRKDLLLQRTTVGPHKDDFVFLMAEKSVKNYGSQGQQKSYVIALKLAQFEVLAQKNDNKPLLLLDDIFDRLDEKRITHLMQLVANNTFGQIFLTDTHLDRTDKILQPLSNNIRRFRISEGKAETIEDEEL, encoded by the coding sequence ATGGTCCTCGAAAATCTACACCTGCTCCACTTTAAGAATTACGAGGAAGCCACGCTACCCTTTTCCACGCACATCAACTGCTTTATTGGCGACAACGGCAGTGGTAAGACTAACCTGCTGGACGCCATTCATTACCTGTCCCTTACCAAAAGCGCCTTTACGGGCACAGACCTGCAAAACATAAAGGACGGCGAAGACTACTTTATAGTGCGCGGACGCTTTGTCTCTAATGAAAAGGTGAGCGCCGTGCAGTGCTATTTGAAGGCCGGCCAAAAGAAAATCATCACGCTCAACAAAACACCCTATGAGCGCGTGAGCGAGCACGTGGGCCAGTTTCCGGTGGTCTTAATTTCGCCGTATGACACAGATTTGATTAGAGAAGGAAGTGAGGACCGGCGCAAATTCTTTGACAGCCTCATGGCGCAGCTGGACCATTCTTACCTAGATTTGCTCATTCAATACAACTACGTACTCAAACAGCGCAACTCCCTGTTAAAGCAGTTCGCGGAGAAAAACTACATAGACAAAGAGTACCTGCAGATTCTGGACGAGCAGCTCATGCCACTAGGCACTGAACTGAGCATTCGTCGCGCTTCGTTTCTAGAAACCTTTGAACCGGTTTTTCAGCGTCATTACCAGCATTTGTCCGGTTCTTCTGAGTTGGTCACGCTGGGCTACCAAAGCCAACTCATTCGGCAGAACTACGCGTATCTGTTAGATCAAAGTCAACGCAAAGACCTATTGTTGCAACGCACCACCGTGGGTCCGCACAAAGACGATTTTGTGTTCTTGATGGCTGAGAAAAGCGTAAAGAACTACGGGTCCCAGGGCCAGCAGAAGAGCTACGTCATCGCCCTCAAGCTAGCGCAATTTGAGGTCTTAGCCCAGAAAAACGACAACAAGCCATTGCTGTTATTAGATGACATCTTTGACCGTCTGGACGAGAAACGCATCACGCACCTCATGCAACTGGTGGCCAACAACACCTTCGGGCAGATTTTCCTAACGGACACGCACTTGGACAGAACGGACAAGATTCTCCAGCCGCTTTCCAACAACATCAGGCGGTTCAGAATTTCTGAAGGAAAGGCAGAGACCATTGAGGATGAGGAGTTGTAA
- a CDS encoding metal-dependent hydrolase, which translates to MDSLTHAAIGACIGEIVLGRKLGRHALWLGALAQNLPDVDVATALWLPFSQNLLVHRGITHSFLFGGLVALVLALALSRWKPTKKVGLLPLLLFFLGQIFLHDLLDTCNAYGTGLLLPFSETRFSWHLLYVADPLFTLWPVLAVVGLLSLKKLTLQRRKIWPLLGLLLPIAYLGYAFQNKQTVEQGIQASLAQQKLQVQDHFSTPTPFNNWLWYVVAASDSGYYIGYRSVFEDPAALTAFEFFPRNSHLLTSYPDQQEVQDLKQFAAGYYLAEQRQDTLLFQVLRFGQVLGWRDKNATFAFHYYLQPKLDNTLAVQRGRFQGWDAATMRQLFHRIFQPASTQTTK; encoded by the coding sequence ATGGATTCATTGACGCACGCCGCCATTGGGGCCTGTATAGGAGAAATTGTGCTTGGGAGAAAGCTGGGCAGGCACGCGCTCTGGCTGGGGGCCCTGGCACAGAACCTGCCAGATGTGGACGTGGCGACAGCACTGTGGCTGCCGTTCTCTCAGAATCTGTTGGTGCACCGGGGCATTACCCATTCCTTTCTCTTCGGGGGGCTGGTGGCGTTGGTTCTGGCGCTGGCTCTATCCCGGTGGAAACCGACAAAGAAGGTGGGTCTGTTGCCGCTGCTGCTCTTCTTTTTAGGCCAGATTTTTCTGCATGACCTGCTAGACACCTGCAACGCTTACGGTACCGGACTGCTACTGCCCTTTAGTGAGACACGGTTCTCCTGGCATTTGCTGTACGTGGCTGACCCGCTGTTCACGCTGTGGCCTGTGCTGGCGGTAGTGGGCCTATTGTCCCTGAAAAAGCTTACGTTGCAGCGCCGGAAAATCTGGCCACTCCTAGGCTTGCTTTTGCCGATCGCCTACCTGGGCTACGCCTTCCAGAATAAGCAAACCGTGGAGCAAGGCATACAGGCTTCATTGGCTCAACAAAAGCTGCAGGTGCAAGATCACTTTAGTACGCCCACGCCTTTCAACAACTGGCTTTGGTACGTGGTGGCTGCGTCAGATAGTGGGTATTACATTGGCTATAGATCTGTGTTTGAAGACCCGGCGGCACTTACCGCGTTTGAGTTCTTTCCCAGAAACAGCCACTTATTAACATCCTACCCAGACCAACAGGAAGTGCAGGACCTGAAGCAGTTTGCCGCTGGCTATTACCTAGCAGAGCAACGGCAAGACACGCTGCTTTTTCAGGTGCTTCGGTTTGGGCAGGTACTGGGTTGGCGCGACAAGAATGCTACATTTGCCTTTCATTATTACCTCCAGCCCAAATTAGACAATACGCTGGCAGTTCAACGCGGAAGGTTCCAGGGTTGGGACGCGGCCACCATGCGGCAACTTTTCCACAGAATCTTTCAGCCCGCAAGTACTCAAACAACCAAATAA
- the pdhA gene encoding pyruvate dehydrogenase (acetyl-transferring) E1 component subunit alpha, whose translation MAETKDTKAKKAKVNAAPAFSKETYMRWYEMMQLMRKFEEKAGQLYGQQKIKGFCHLYIGQEACAAGAITALTKDDKWITAYRDHAHPLGLGTSPNAVMAELYAKATGCSKGKGGSMHIFDKEVNFVGGHGIVGAQVPMGAGLAFAEKYNKTGNLCITYMGDGAVRQGALHEAFNMAMLWKLPVIFVVENNGYAMGTSVQRTSNVTELYKLGLSYDMPSEPVNAMRCEDVHAAVARAAERARGGEGPTFLEFRTYRYKGHSMSDPAKYRTKEELESYRNQDPIESVRFTILENKFATEQELEEIDNKVKAQVQESVEFAENSPYPDPKELYTDIYVEADYPYLMD comes from the coding sequence ATGGCGGAGACGAAAGACACGAAAGCGAAGAAAGCAAAGGTAAACGCTGCCCCTGCATTTTCAAAAGAGACCTACATGCGCTGGTATGAGATGATGCAACTCATGCGCAAATTTGAAGAAAAAGCCGGCCAATTATACGGTCAGCAGAAAATCAAAGGTTTCTGTCACTTATACATCGGGCAGGAAGCATGCGCCGCCGGTGCCATCACCGCCCTTACCAAAGATGACAAATGGATCACCGCGTATCGTGACCACGCGCATCCGCTAGGATTGGGCACTTCGCCAAACGCCGTTATGGCCGAGCTGTACGCCAAGGCAACTGGTTGCTCTAAAGGCAAAGGCGGGTCTATGCACATCTTTGACAAAGAGGTAAACTTTGTGGGCGGTCACGGGATTGTAGGCGCGCAGGTGCCTATGGGTGCTGGTCTGGCCTTCGCCGAGAAATATAACAAGACGGGCAATCTGTGCATTACCTATATGGGTGATGGTGCGGTGCGTCAAGGTGCTTTGCACGAGGCCTTTAACATGGCCATGCTCTGGAAACTGCCGGTTATCTTTGTAGTAGAGAACAACGGCTACGCCATGGGTACCTCGGTGCAGCGTACTTCAAACGTAACCGAACTCTACAAACTGGGTCTTTCGTATGACATGCCTTCTGAGCCGGTAAACGCCATGCGCTGCGAAGACGTGCATGCCGCGGTGGCCCGTGCTGCTGAGCGTGCTCGCGGCGGTGAAGGCCCAACGTTCCTGGAGTTTAGAACCTACCGCTACAAAGGTCACTCCATGTCTGACCCGGCTAAATACCGTACCAAAGAAGAATTAGAGAGCTATCGTAATCAAGATCCAATTGAGAGCGTTCGTTTTACTATCTTGGAGAACAAATTTGCCACAGAGCAGGAGTTAGAAGAGATAGACAACAAGGTGAAGGCGCAGGTGCAGGAGTCAGTAGAATTTGCTGAGAACTCACCCTACCCAGATCCAAAAGAGTTGTACACAGACATTTACGTAGAGGCAGACTATCCTTACTTAATGGACTAA
- a CDS encoding tetratricopeptide repeat protein produces MSKNTMKQESEFELVENPDALANRLVGGSEDFVNRHKNLLIGIFVAIAAAVVGGFLYYQNQQTKNAEAQAAMFQAEYYLEADSLNKAINGDGQYDGFKKVADEYGSTKAGNLANFYAGVALLKDGKFQDALNYLEDFKSDDLLLQARAYSLQGDANLELGKKEEAAELYKKAADHKANDFFSPQYLMKAGVALESANQYSEAAEVYNRIITDYPAAPEVNDAKKYKARNEALAATK; encoded by the coding sequence ATGTCAAAGAACACAATGAAGCAAGAAAGCGAATTCGAGCTAGTGGAAAACCCAGATGCCCTGGCCAATCGCCTTGTAGGCGGGTCCGAAGATTTTGTGAACCGTCACAAGAACTTGCTGATTGGAATTTTTGTGGCCATTGCCGCCGCCGTGGTAGGAGGGTTCCTGTATTACCAGAACCAGCAGACCAAAAACGCCGAGGCGCAGGCTGCCATGTTCCAGGCAGAGTATTATTTAGAGGCCGACTCTCTGAACAAAGCCATCAACGGTGACGGTCAGTACGACGGTTTCAAGAAAGTAGCCGATGAGTACGGCAGCACCAAAGCCGGTAACCTGGCCAACTTCTACGCTGGTGTTGCCCTTTTGAAAGACGGCAAATTCCAGGATGCCTTAAACTACCTAGAGGATTTCAAGTCGGATGACCTGTTGTTGCAAGCCCGTGCCTACAGCCTGCAAGGCGATGCCAACCTGGAATTAGGCAAAAAGGAGGAGGCCGCTGAGCTGTACAAGAAAGCCGCTGACCACAAAGCCAACGACTTCTTCTCGCCGCAGTATCTGATGAAAGCAGGGGTTGCCCTTGAGTCTGCCAACCAGTATTCTGAGGCTGCCGAGGTGTACAATCGCATCATCACAGACTACCCGGCTGCCCCAGAGGTAAACGACGCCAAGAAATACAAGGCCCGCAATGAGGCTCTGGCCGCCACCAAATAA
- a CDS encoding serine hydrolase domain-containing protein, giving the protein MTKRFKKMVVAFLLLSFPFAGVAQKKQPFNKQKMDSLLSVLESKDKLMGAVAIYQEGKPVYNRSIGYAMVDGNAKEKATTATRYRIGSISKTFTATLILQLIEEKKLALNTPLSTFFPEFENASAITVEHLLNQHSGLMSFTSVPTYGLYMTQPKTQADMLAIMASLKPIAEPGAKYDYSNTNYVLLGYIVERVTKKPYAQVLQEKIVDKLKLKDTYYGGKIDRTKKEAASFKFINNQWSLAPETDMSIPHGAGAIVSTTKDLAVFINGLFAGKLISMASLEQMKTIKDGYGLGLVTLKFDNQVSYGHGGIIDGFNSMISYFPEQKLTMATTFNGLNINPSDAHVGILSIAFNKPYKVPTYAAPKNLNLDLTKYEGTFVSQQFPLKITMRKEGELLMSQAQGQSAFALEPRSSQNFVFEPAQIEIEFKANEAGVFDQFTLTQGAGKYHFTKE; this is encoded by the coding sequence TTGACTAAGAGATTTAAGAAAATGGTAGTGGCTTTCCTGTTGCTATCCTTCCCCTTTGCGGGTGTGGCTCAAAAGAAGCAGCCCTTCAACAAACAGAAAATGGATAGCCTGCTCTCGGTTCTTGAAAGTAAGGACAAGCTCATGGGCGCAGTGGCCATTTACCAAGAGGGCAAACCTGTGTATAACCGTTCCATTGGCTACGCTATGGTAGACGGCAATGCAAAGGAAAAGGCCACCACGGCTACGCGCTACAGGATCGGTTCCATTTCCAAGACTTTTACAGCCACGCTTATCCTGCAGTTGATAGAAGAGAAAAAATTGGCCTTGAACACTCCGCTTTCTACTTTTTTTCCGGAATTTGAAAACGCATCTGCCATCACCGTTGAGCATCTGCTAAACCAGCACAGCGGCCTGATGAGCTTTACCTCTGTGCCCACCTATGGTTTGTACATGACGCAACCCAAAACCCAGGCAGACATGCTGGCCATCATGGCCTCGCTGAAACCCATTGCCGAACCAGGAGCCAAGTATGACTACAGCAACACCAACTACGTGCTGCTAGGGTATATTGTAGAACGCGTTACCAAGAAGCCGTATGCGCAGGTTCTACAAGAAAAGATTGTGGATAAGCTTAAGTTGAAAGATACGTATTACGGCGGAAAGATTGACAGAACCAAAAAGGAGGCGGCTTCTTTCAAATTTATCAACAACCAGTGGAGTCTAGCGCCAGAGACAGACATGAGCATTCCGCACGGGGCAGGGGCTATTGTTTCCACTACCAAAGACTTGGCCGTGTTCATTAATGGGTTGTTTGCCGGCAAGCTTATTTCCATGGCTTCCTTGGAGCAAATGAAAACGATCAAGGACGGTTATGGTCTGGGATTGGTCACCCTAAAGTTTGACAACCAGGTTTCTTACGGGCATGGCGGCATTATTGACGGGTTCAACTCCATGATTAGCTACTTTCCAGAGCAGAAACTGACCATGGCAACTACCTTCAATGGCCTCAACATCAACCCGAGCGATGCCCATGTAGGGATTCTGAGCATAGCGTTTAACAAGCCGTACAAAGTACCCACTTATGCGGCGCCCAAGAACCTGAATCTGGACCTGACCAAATACGAGGGCACGTTTGTCTCTCAGCAGTTTCCTTTAAAGATTACCATGCGCAAAGAGGGAGAATTGCTTATGTCACAGGCACAGGGACAGTCTGCCTTTGCCCTGGAGCCTAGATCGTCGCAGAACTTTGTGTTTGAGCCGGCCCAGATTGAGATTGAGTTTAAGGCCAATGAGGCAGGAGTCTTTGACCAGTTTACCTTGACGCAGGGGGCTGGCAAATACCACTTCACCAAAGAGTAG
- a CDS encoding DUF1003 domain-containing protein, with the protein MRMSTLKDLPLAGKCQITGKTLPLNQLMPANAVREPLVALILKDHPHWDRSGYVSLDELNKYRTAFVESLLQEEFGQLTKLEKEVVSSISQNELLSKNTETTYEEQLTFGERVSDKIADFGGSWRFILSFLAFLALWMIINIIHLLGQPFDPFPFILLNLILSSIAALQAPVIMMSQNRQEEKDRLRAEHDYQINLKAELEIRQLHEKIDHLLMQQGHRMFQIQQIQIELLNEINRSLQKDA; encoded by the coding sequence ATGCGTATGTCTACCTTGAAAGACCTGCCGCTGGCTGGAAAATGCCAAATCACCGGCAAAACTCTGCCGCTTAACCAATTGATGCCCGCCAATGCCGTGCGTGAGCCGCTGGTGGCGCTCATTCTCAAGGACCATCCGCACTGGGACCGGTCTGGTTATGTCTCTCTGGATGAACTGAACAAGTACCGGACTGCATTTGTAGAATCCTTATTACAAGAGGAATTTGGTCAGCTAACCAAACTAGAGAAAGAAGTGGTGAGCAGCATCTCGCAGAATGAGCTGCTTTCAAAGAACACCGAGACAACGTACGAAGAGCAGCTCACCTTTGGAGAGCGGGTCTCTGACAAGATCGCTGATTTTGGGGGCAGTTGGCGCTTTATCCTCAGCTTTCTGGCTTTTCTGGCCCTCTGGATGATCATCAACATTATTCACCTGCTGGGGCAGCCGTTTGACCCTTTCCCCTTCATCCTGCTCAACCTCATCCTTTCTTCCATTGCCGCTCTGCAAGCGCCCGTCATCATGATGAGCCAGAACCGCCAGGAAGAGAAAGACCGCCTGCGTGCCGAGCATGATTACCAGATCAACCTAAAAGCCGAACTAGAGATACGCCAACTGCATGAGAAGATTGACCACCTGCTCATGCAACAGGGCCATAGAATGTTCCAGATACAGCAGATACAGATAGAGCTGCTCAATGAAATCAACCGCAGTTTGCAAAAAGACGCGTAG
- a CDS encoding DUF721 domain-containing protein: MSLRPLNPRSPFMRKADTISLKDSIEAMLRAYKLNGKLSEVQLIASWEKIMGKAIAMKTQEVFVRNRKLFVRLTSAPLKHELNMAKAKVLTLINAEVGESVIDDVVFL; the protein is encoded by the coding sequence ATGTCATTACGCCCGTTGAACCCCAGAAGCCCCTTCATGCGCAAAGCAGATACCATCTCTTTGAAAGACAGCATTGAGGCCATGCTGCGGGCGTACAAACTCAACGGCAAACTGAGCGAAGTGCAGTTAATCGCTTCTTGGGAGAAGATCATGGGCAAAGCCATCGCCATGAAAACGCAGGAAGTCTTTGTGCGCAACCGCAAGCTGTTTGTGCGCCTCACCTCTGCCCCGCTCAAGCACGAACTCAACATGGCCAAGGCCAAAGTCCTTACCCTCATCAACGCTGAGGTGGGCGAATCTGTGATTGACGACGTAGTGTTCTTGTAG
- a CDS encoding acyl-CoA thioesterase: MPTSTPEQDFFRPVSHSRTTLTELMIPSYANFGGKIHGGILLSLMDKVAYACAAKHAGNYCVTVTVDGVHFLQPVEVGELVSLMASVNYVGKTSLLVGIKVIAENVKSGSVKHTNTSYFTMVAKGEDDKPALVPGLTLETPDDARRFIEALQRKEIKARSEQEFKEIKTHLELQQHLPTLDGQRCQMAFSL, from the coding sequence ATGCCTACCTCTACGCCAGAACAAGACTTCTTTAGACCCGTCTCCCATTCACGCACCACGCTCACAGAATTGATGATTCCCAGCTATGCTAACTTCGGGGGGAAGATTCACGGCGGCATTCTACTCTCTTTAATGGACAAAGTAGCGTATGCCTGCGCCGCCAAGCATGCGGGCAATTACTGCGTGACGGTGACCGTAGACGGCGTGCATTTTCTACAACCCGTAGAAGTGGGTGAACTAGTGAGTTTGATGGCTTCTGTCAACTACGTGGGCAAAACCTCTTTGCTGGTGGGCATTAAAGTGATTGCCGAGAATGTAAAGAGCGGCTCTGTCAAGCACACCAACACTTCTTACTTTACCATGGTGGCCAAAGGCGAAGACGACAAACCCGCGCTAGTACCCGGCCTCACCCTGGAAACCCCAGATGACGCTCGTCGCTTTATTGAAGCCTTGCAACGCAAAGAAATCAAAGCCCGGTCAGAGCAGGAGTTCAAAGAGATTAAGACGCATCTAGAACTGCAACAGCACTTGCCTACCCTGGATGGTCAGCGCTGCCAGATGGCGTTCAGCTTATAA
- a CDS encoding GNAT family N-acetyltransferase, producing MEASLEVRELQADDISLIADYWLTSDPDFLVSMGVDLQKLPSREGLTNMLTSQLKTPMSEKMAYALIWLVDGKPVGHCNVNGIEFGQSAFMHLHLWQPETRQRGMGKELVIKSLPYFFDNLQLQELYSEPYALNAAPNKTLEKVGFTFEKRYVTIPGSLNFEQEVNRWKLTRKDYQKIISETHS from the coding sequence ATGGAAGCATCTTTAGAAGTAAGAGAACTGCAGGCAGATGACATTTCCCTCATCGCAGATTACTGGCTGACCTCTGACCCAGACTTTCTGGTGAGCATGGGCGTGGATTTGCAAAAACTCCCTTCGCGCGAAGGCCTTACCAACATGCTTACGTCACAGCTAAAAACACCTATGTCAGAAAAGATGGCCTATGCGCTAATTTGGCTGGTAGACGGCAAACCGGTGGGCCATTGCAATGTGAACGGGATTGAATTCGGTCAGAGTGCCTTCATGCATTTGCACTTGTGGCAGCCTGAGACCCGGCAGCGTGGTATGGGTAAGGAGTTGGTTATAAAGTCATTGCCTTACTTCTTTGACAACCTGCAACTGCAAGAGTTGTACAGTGAGCCGTACGCGCTCAATGCCGCACCCAACAAGACCTTGGAGAAAGTGGGCTTTACGTTTGAGAAACGGTATGTCACCATTCCGGGCTCTCTCAACTTTGAGCAGGAAGTCAACCGCTGGAAACTCACCAGAAAAGACTACCAAAAGATAATTTCTGAGACGCATTCTTAA